In a genomic window of Cyclopterus lumpus isolate fCycLum1 chromosome 13, fCycLum1.pri, whole genome shotgun sequence:
- the LOC117741680 gene encoding ADP-ribosylation factor-like protein 14, with protein sequence MGLHGSRPQKQAQVLMLGLDGSGKTTLLYKLKYNESVVTVPTVGFNVETLETDRSSPGLTVWDVGGQKKMRPHWRHHYTDTAGLVFVVDSWDQKRLEEARKELHRVLKFESLRGVPLVVLANKQDLQAALSPEELCRTLDLRRVCEGRPWFIQPCSATTSVGLEEGFRRIVYLMKTPFKQTQEDFKIKMKSKGFSITDVKEALLCSR encoded by the exons ATGGGCCTGCATGGATCCAGGCCTCAGAAACAAGCACAGGTCCTGATGCTGGGTCTGGACGGATCAGGAAAGACCACACTGCTCTATAAGCTAAAGTACAACGAGAGCGTGGTGACCGTTCCAACTGTAGGCTTCAACGTGGAGACACTGGAGACCGACAGGAGCAGCCCTGGCCTGACGGTCTGGGATGTGGGGGGCCAGAAGAAGATGAGGCCCCATTGGAGACATCACTATACTGATACAGCGGGACTGGTGTTTGTGGTGGACAGCTGGGATCAGAAACGTCTGGAGGAGGCCCGCAAGGAACTTCATCGG GTCCTAAAGTTCGAGAGTCTTAGAGGAGTTCCTCTCGTGGTTCTTGCCAACAAACAGGACCTTCAGGCAGCTCTAAGCCCAGAAGAGCTTTGCCGGACACTGGACTTGAGAAGAGTGTGCGAGGGCAGGCCCTGGTTCATCCAGCCCTGTTCAGCTACCACCAGCGTGGGACTAGAGGAAGGTTTCAGGAGGATAGTCTATCTGATGAAGACTCCATTTAAACAGACTCAAGAAGATTTTAAGATTAAAATGAAGTCCAAGGGCTTCAGTATCACAGATGTTAAAGAAGCCTTGCTCTGTAGCAGATGA
- the trim59 gene encoding tripartite motif-containing protein 59 isoform X1 produces MDNLEEDLTCSVCYSLFADPRVLPCSHTFCKTCLDNLLQVSTNYSIWRPLRLPLKCPQCRSVVELPPMGVDSLPTNISLRAIIEKYQSDSAPRHPSCQEHHRQPLNMYCIQDRQLICGLCLTVGQHQDHPIDDLQAAFDREKQTPSLLLASLSEQRWGQVCELGEQLEQEKVRCEGLVRQDRQEVHQFFQSLEVVLARKRHAYLEALDKAGAEVSQVYDPLIHRVKALQEEQMDLVSLGSSVEEEDSPLIFLEQVHLFRERVEEFIKTPLPSVINLSVTPRAAEHLQRHWPAVTIGSLEDAPVPTVCCCARCGGVEAGVETEAGRRDQSDSRGPRLWWELQPTLPVMLLGLLLLTLLLWVNPVGGASLGFSLLAQFSQLVHGLSSELITSVWDTAGSACTVLEAAVERWSSRLSSVGEKTSQQLAAFLKN; encoded by the exons ATGGACAACCTAGAGGAGGACTTGACGTGCTCTGTGTGCTACTCTCTGTTCGCTGACCCACGTGTCCTGCCGTGCTCGCACACCTTCTGTAAGACCTGCCTGGACAACCTGCTCCAGGTGTCTACCAACTATTCCATCTGGCGTCCACTCCGCCTGCCGCTAAAATGCCCCCAATGCCGCAGCGTGGTAGAGCTGCCCCCGATGGGCGTAGACTCTCTGCCCACCAACATATCTCTGCGAGCCATCATCGAGAAA TACCAGAGTGACAGTGCACCGCGACACCCTTCCTGTCAGGAGCACCACAGGCAGCCTCTGAACATGTACTGCATCCAGGATCGGCAGCTGATCTGTGGGCTGTGTCTGACTGTCGGGCAGCACCAGGACCATCCCATAGATGACCTTCAGGCAGCATTCGACAGAGAAAAACAGACTCCATCGCTACTGCTGGCCAGCCTCTCAGAGCAGAGATGGGGACAG GTGTGTGAGCTGGGGgagcagctggagcaggagaaggtcCGCTGTGAGGGTCTAGTGAGGCAGGACCGACAGGAGGTTCATCAGTTTTTTCAGTCGCTGGAGGTGGTGCTGGCCAGGAAGAGACACGCCTACCTGGAGGCACTGGATAAAGCGGGTGCAGAGGTGTCCCAGGTTTACGACCCTCTCATTCACAGAGTAAAGGCACTCCAG gaagaaCAGATGGACCTGGTGTCCTTGGGTTCATCCGTAGAGGAGGAGGACTCGCCGTTGATCTTCCTGGAGCAGGTCCATTTGTTCCGAGAGAGGGTTGAAGAGTTTATTAAAACCCCTCTGCCCTCGGTGATAAACCTCTCCGTCACTCCGCGGGCAGCAGAGCACCTGCAGCGGCACTGGCCTGCTGTGACTATCGGGAGCCTGGAGGACGCACCTGTCCCTACGGTGTGCTGCTGCGCCAGATGTGGCGGTGTGGAGGCTGGTGTGGAAACGGAAGCCGGACGAAGGGATCAGTCCGACAGCCGGGGGCCGAGGTTGTGGTGGGAACTGCAGCCCACTCTCCCTGTGATGCTGctggggctgctgctgctaacgcTGCTGCTCTGGGTCAACCCGGTCGGGGGGGCGTCACTCGGTTTCTCTCTGCTCGCTCAGTTTAGTCAGTTAGTCCACGGCCTGAGCAGTGAACTGATCACATCTGTCTGGGACACAGCAGGGTCAGCTTGCACTGTGTTGGAGGCCGCTGTAGAAAGATGGAGCTCTCGCCTCTCCTCAGTGGGGGAAAAGACATCCCAGCAGCttgctgcctttttaaaaaactga
- the kpna4 gene encoding importin subunit alpha-3, with product MADNEKLDNQRLKNFKNKGRDLETMRRQRTEVVVELRKNKRDEHLLKRRNVPHEDICEDSDVDGDFRSQNSSLEAIVQNATSDNQGVQLSAVQAARKLLSSDRNPPIDDLIKSGILPILVHCLDRDDNPSLQFEAAWALTNIASGTSEQTQAVVQSNAVPLFLRLLHSPHQNVCEQAVWALGNIIGDGPQCRDYVISLGVVKPLLSFISPSIPITFLRNVTWVMVNLCRHKDPPPPMETIQEILPALCVLIHHTDVSILVDTVWALSYLTDAGNEQIQMVIDSGIVPHLVPLLSHQEVKVQTAALRAVGNIVTGTDEQTQVVLNCDALSHFPALLTHPKEKINKEAVWFLSNITAGNQQQVQAVIDAKLVPMIIHLLDKGDFGTQKEAAWAISNLTISGRKDQVAHLIEKQVIPPFCNLLTVKDAQVVQVVLDGLSNILKMADDEAETIANLIEECGGLEKVEQLQNHENEDIYKLAYEIIDQFFSSDDIDEDTSLVPEAIQGGTYGFNSANVPAEGFQF from the exons ATGGCTGACAACGAGAAACTGGACAACCAGCGGCTGAAGAATTTCAAGAATAAGGGCCGTGATTTGGAG ACtatgagaagacagaggactGAGGTTGTGGTGGAACTCAGAAAG AACAAAAGAGACGAGCACCTTCTGAAGAGGAGAAATGTTCCCCATGAGGATATCTGCGAGGACTCGGATGTTGACGGAGATTTCAGATCG caaAACTCTTCTCTTGAAGCAATAGTACAA AATGCCACCAGTGATAATCAGGGCGTCCAGCTGAGTGCGGTTCAGGCTGCCAG gaAGTTGTTGTCCAGCGACCGTAACCCTCCCATAGATGACCTGATTAAGTCCGGGATCCTTCCTATACTGGTCCACTGCCTGGACAGAGATGACAA CCCATCTCTCCAGTTTGAGGCAGCCTGGGCTCTAACCAACATAGCATCTGGTACCTCAGAGCAGACCCAAGCTGTGGTCCAGTCCA ATGCTGTGCCACTGTTCCTGAGGCTGCTTCACTCTCCTCACCAGAATGTGTGCGAACAGGCGGTCTGGGCCCTGGGCAACATCATAG GTGATGGCCCTCAATGCAGAGACTATGTGATCAGCTTGGGTGTGGTTAAGCCCCTGCTCTCCTTCATCAGTCCCTCCATCCCTATCACCTTCCTCCGCAATGTCACCTGGGTCATGGTCAATCTGTGCCGCCACAAGGACCCTCCACCACCCATGGAGACGATCCAGGAG atCCTGCCAGCTCTCTGCGTGCTGATCCACCACACTGATGTCAGT ATCTTGGTAGACACGGTGTGGGCTCTGTCCTATCTGACGGACGCTGGCAATGAGCAGATCCAAATGGTCATCGACTCTGGCATTGTCCCTCATCTGGTACCTCTGCTCAGTCACCaggaggtcaaagttcag ACCGCTGCTCTGAGGGCTGTTGGGAACATAGTCACTGGCACAGATGAACAGACCCAGGTGGTGCTCAACTGTGACGCTCTCAGCCACTTCCCTGCACTCCTCACACACCCGAAAGAGAAAATCAACAAG GAGGCAGTGTGGTTCCTATCAAACATCACAGCAGGCAACCAGCAGCAGGTGCAGGCTGTCATTGACGCCAAGCTAGTTCCCATGATAATTCACCTGCTCGACAAG GGTGACTTTGGCACTCAGAAGGAAGCAGCCTGGGCCATCAGCAACCTGACAATAAGTGGAAGGAAAGATCAG GTGGCCCACCTGATTGAGAAGCAGGTGATCCCGCCATTCTGCAACCTGCTGACAGTGAAGGATGCCCAGGTCGTGCAGGTTGTTCTTGATGGCCTGAGCAATATCCTAAAGATGGCAGATGATGAGGCTGAAACGATTGCTAACCTTATTGAGGAATGTGGAG GTTTGGAAAAAGTGGAGCAACTGCAGAATCATGAAAATGAAGATATCTACAAATTGGCATATGAAATTATTGATCAATTCTTTTCATCTGACGAT ATTGATGAAGACACCAGCCTGGTCCCAGAGGCCATCCAAGGTGGAACTTACGGCTTCAACTCCGCCAACGTGCCAGCCGAGGGATTCCAGTTCTAG
- the trim59 gene encoding tripartite motif-containing protein 59 isoform X2, whose protein sequence is MPPMPQRGRAAPDGRRLSAHQHISASHHREICAHLLSQYQSDSAPRHPSCQEHHRQPLNMYCIQDRQLICGLCLTVGQHQDHPIDDLQAAFDREKQTPSLLLASLSEQRWGQVCELGEQLEQEKVRCEGLVRQDRQEVHQFFQSLEVVLARKRHAYLEALDKAGAEVSQVYDPLIHRVKALQEEQMDLVSLGSSVEEEDSPLIFLEQVHLFRERVEEFIKTPLPSVINLSVTPRAAEHLQRHWPAVTIGSLEDAPVPTVCCCARCGGVEAGVETEAGRRDQSDSRGPRLWWELQPTLPVMLLGLLLLTLLLWVNPVGGASLGFSLLAQFSQLVHGLSSELITSVWDTAGSACTVLEAAVERWSSRLSSVGEKTSQQLAAFLKN, encoded by the exons ATGCCCCCAATGCCGCAGCGTGGTAGAGCTGCCCCCGATGGGCGTAGACTCTCTGCCCACCAACATATCTCTGCGAGCCATCATCGAGAAA TTTGTGCTCATCTGCTATCTCAGTACCAGAGTGACAGTGCACCGCGACACCCTTCCTGTCAGGAGCACCACAGGCAGCCTCTGAACATGTACTGCATCCAGGATCGGCAGCTGATCTGTGGGCTGTGTCTGACTGTCGGGCAGCACCAGGACCATCCCATAGATGACCTTCAGGCAGCATTCGACAGAGAAAAACAGACTCCATCGCTACTGCTGGCCAGCCTCTCAGAGCAGAGATGGGGACAG GTGTGTGAGCTGGGGgagcagctggagcaggagaaggtcCGCTGTGAGGGTCTAGTGAGGCAGGACCGACAGGAGGTTCATCAGTTTTTTCAGTCGCTGGAGGTGGTGCTGGCCAGGAAGAGACACGCCTACCTGGAGGCACTGGATAAAGCGGGTGCAGAGGTGTCCCAGGTTTACGACCCTCTCATTCACAGAGTAAAGGCACTCCAG gaagaaCAGATGGACCTGGTGTCCTTGGGTTCATCCGTAGAGGAGGAGGACTCGCCGTTGATCTTCCTGGAGCAGGTCCATTTGTTCCGAGAGAGGGTTGAAGAGTTTATTAAAACCCCTCTGCCCTCGGTGATAAACCTCTCCGTCACTCCGCGGGCAGCAGAGCACCTGCAGCGGCACTGGCCTGCTGTGACTATCGGGAGCCTGGAGGACGCACCTGTCCCTACGGTGTGCTGCTGCGCCAGATGTGGCGGTGTGGAGGCTGGTGTGGAAACGGAAGCCGGACGAAGGGATCAGTCCGACAGCCGGGGGCCGAGGTTGTGGTGGGAACTGCAGCCCACTCTCCCTGTGATGCTGctggggctgctgctgctaacgcTGCTGCTCTGGGTCAACCCGGTCGGGGGGGCGTCACTCGGTTTCTCTCTGCTCGCTCAGTTTAGTCAGTTAGTCCACGGCCTGAGCAGTGAACTGATCACATCTGTCTGGGACACAGCAGGGTCAGCTTGCACTGTGTTGGAGGCCGCTGTAGAAAGATGGAGCTCTCGCCTCTCCTCAGTGGGGGAAAAGACATCCCAGCAGCttgctgcctttttaaaaaactga